The following proteins come from a genomic window of Bradyrhizobium paxllaeri:
- a CDS encoding MFS transporter, producing MISNWLSAVLARHNIHYGWAMVAVTFLTALISAGTVGAPGVFIVPLQKEFGWSTAEISSALSIRFILFGLMAPFAAALMNHYGLRNVTLLALLIVVSGLVASLAMTQVWQLILLWGVVIGIGTGMTALVLGATIAARWFVARRGLVVGILTASVATGQLAFLPLLASLTEAYGWRPALALVCVMLGVAAFAVLMVMRDRPSDVGLRPFGDAGTEPLPAPPPNTMPIMAAALGTLRDASKSGVFWILFATFFICGASTNGLVQVHLIPMCLDFGIPQVQAASLLAAMGIFDFVGTIASGWLSDRYDNRWLLFWYYGLRGLSLLFLPFSDFSLYGLSLFAMFYGLDWIATVPPTVRLTTQRFGPERANLVFGWIFAGHQLGAGVAAFGAGVSRTVLQTYLPAFFVAGALCVVAAVIVLAISRTPKPVAAT from the coding sequence ATGATCTCGAACTGGCTGTCTGCCGTCCTCGCCCGCCACAACATCCATTACGGCTGGGCGATGGTCGCCGTGACCTTCCTCACCGCCCTGATCTCGGCCGGCACGGTCGGCGCCCCCGGCGTTTTCATCGTGCCCCTGCAGAAGGAATTCGGCTGGAGCACGGCGGAGATTTCCTCGGCGCTGTCGATCCGCTTCATCCTGTTCGGCCTGATGGCGCCGTTCGCCGCGGCGCTGATGAACCATTACGGCCTGCGCAACGTGACGCTGCTGGCGTTGCTGATCGTGGTGTCGGGTCTCGTCGCGTCGCTGGCGATGACGCAGGTCTGGCAATTGATCCTGCTGTGGGGCGTGGTGATCGGGATCGGCACCGGCATGACGGCGCTGGTGCTGGGCGCGACCATCGCCGCGCGCTGGTTCGTAGCGCGGCGCGGCCTTGTCGTCGGCATCCTCACCGCCAGCGTCGCCACCGGACAGCTCGCCTTCCTGCCGCTATTGGCGAGCCTGACCGAGGCCTATGGCTGGCGGCCTGCGCTCGCGCTGGTGTGCGTCATGCTAGGTGTCGCCGCCTTCGCCGTGCTGATGGTCATGCGCGACCGGCCGAGCGATGTCGGCCTGCGCCCGTTCGGCGACGCAGGCACCGAGCCGCTGCCGGCGCCGCCGCCCAACACCATGCCGATCATGGCGGCGGCGCTCGGCACGCTGCGCGATGCCTCGAAGTCGGGCGTGTTCTGGATCCTGTTCGCCACCTTCTTCATCTGCGGCGCCTCGACCAACGGCCTGGTCCAGGTCCACCTGATCCCGATGTGCCTCGATTTCGGCATTCCGCAGGTGCAGGCGGCGAGCCTGCTGGCGGCGATGGGCATCTTCGATTTCGTCGGCACCATCGCCTCGGGCTGGCTGTCCGACCGCTACGACAACCGTTGGCTCCTGTTCTGGTATTATGGGCTGCGCGGCCTGTCGCTGCTGTTCCTGCCCTTCTCGGATTTCTCCCTCTACGGTCTGTCGCTGTTCGCGATGTTTTACGGGCTGGACTGGATCGCCACCGTGCCACCGACGGTGCGGCTCACCACCCAGCGGTTCGGTCCCGAACGCGCCAATCTGGTGTTCGGCTGGATCTTTGCCGGCCATCAACTCGGCGCGGGCGTTGCCGCCTTCGGTGCCGGCGTGTCGCGGACGGTGCTGCAGACCTATCTGCCGGCGTTCTTCGTCGCCGGTGCGCTGTGTGTGGTGGCGGCGGTGATTGTGCTGGCGATCTCGCGGACACCGAAGCCTGTGGCGGCAACATAG
- a CDS encoding tyrosine-type recombinase/integrase, with translation MTDEAVSPLRRRMIEDMTIRKFAPKTQHDYVQRIKNFAAFLGRSPDTASFEDVRRYQLHLTASGVGVPTINQTVSTLRFLFRVTLKRHEIVEHTHIIHEPRKLPVVLSVEEVARLLDAAPGLKCKAALSVAYGAGLRATEVVSLKVSDIDSKRMIIRVEQGKGGKDRNVMLSPSLLDLLRTWWKAARPQGWLFPGRDPAQPMTTRQLNRACHAAAQMAEISKRVSLHTLRHSFATHLLEQNIDVRVIQVLLGHAKLDTTALYTRVATKTISEVMSPLEHIALKLKESRPPS, from the coding sequence ATGACCGACGAGGCAGTGAGCCCGTTGCGCCGGCGCATGATCGAAGACATGACGATCCGCAAGTTCGCGCCGAAGACCCAACATGACTACGTGCAAAGAATCAAGAACTTCGCTGCGTTTCTCGGGCGATCACCCGATACGGCGAGCTTCGAGGATGTCCGCCGCTACCAACTTCACCTGACGGCGAGCGGTGTTGGCGTGCCGACGATCAACCAGACCGTCTCGACCTTGCGGTTCTTGTTCCGGGTCACGCTGAAGCGGCACGAGATCGTCGAACATACCCATATCATTCACGAGCCGCGCAAGCTCCCTGTGGTGCTTAGCGTCGAGGAGGTGGCGCGGCTACTCGATGCTGCACCGGGGCTCAAATGCAAGGCGGCACTGAGCGTGGCCTACGGCGCCGGTCTGCGCGCCACCGAGGTGGTCTCGCTCAAGGTCTCCGACATCGACAGCAAGCGCATGATCATCCGCGTCGAGCAGGGCAAAGGCGGCAAGGACCGTAATGTCATGCTGTCGCCGAGCTTGCTCGACCTGCTGCGGACCTGGTGGAAGGCGGCGCGCCCACAGGGCTGGCTGTTCCCGGGCCGCGATCCGGCGCAGCCGATGACCACGCGCCAGCTCAATCGTGCCTGTCATGCCGCCGCGCAGATGGCGGAGATCAGCAAGCGCGTCTCGCTGCACACCTTGCGGCACAGCTTCGCCACCCACCTGCTCGAGCAGAACATCGATGTCCGCGTCATCCAGGTGCTGCTCGGTCACGCCAAGCTCGACACCACGGCGCTCTATACCCGCGTCGCCACCAAGACGATCAGCGAGGTCATGAGCCCGCTGGAGCATATCGCGCTCAAGCTCAAGGAGAGCCGACCGCCCAGCTGA
- a CDS encoding IS91 family transposase, giving the protein MSRPALEVADIFRNHGPAWRQAHAGHVSLDQLKVMSAIERCRTAALGGHVARCADCAYTTIAYNSCRNRHCPKCQGAAAKDWLADRETELLPVPYYHVVFTLPAAIADIAYQNKAVIYDLLFKVSAETMLTIAADPKHLGAKIGITSVLHTWGSALTHHPHVHMIVPGGGISPDGQRWVSCRPGFFLPVRVLSRLFRRLFLEKLIAAHQTGRLSFFGENIHLADARSFAAYLAPLRKAEWIVYAKRPFGGPEAVLAYLSRYTHRVAIANSRLIAFDDRGVTFKWKDYRSEGRDRYKHMTLTTDEFIRRFLIHVLPKGLHRIRHYGLFAKGACADNIARARELLAVAKPDDQPTAAAVDPKKPSCPCCGGRMIIIEVFERGATPRHRPTAPATVIRIDTS; this is encoded by the coding sequence GTGTCGCGCCCGGCCTTGGAGGTTGCGGATATCTTCCGCAACCATGGCCCGGCATGGCGTCAAGCCCATGCCGGCCATGTCAGCCTCGATCAGTTGAAGGTGATGTCGGCGATCGAGCGCTGTCGCACGGCGGCGCTGGGCGGCCATGTCGCGCGCTGCGCGGACTGCGCCTATACGACGATCGCCTACAACTCCTGCCGCAACCGGCATTGCCCGAAGTGCCAAGGCGCCGCCGCGAAAGACTGGCTTGCCGACCGCGAGACCGAGCTGTTGCCGGTGCCGTACTATCACGTGGTGTTCACGCTGCCGGCGGCCATCGCCGACATCGCCTACCAGAACAAGGCCGTGATCTACGACCTGCTGTTCAAGGTCTCGGCCGAGACCATGCTGACGATCGCCGCTGATCCGAAGCATCTGGGCGCCAAGATCGGCATCACCTCCGTGCTGCATACCTGGGGCTCGGCGCTCACCCATCACCCGCATGTGCACATGATCGTCCCGGGTGGCGGCATCTCGCCCGACGGCCAGCGCTGGGTGTCCTGCCGGCCGGGCTTCTTCCTCCCGGTGCGCGTGCTCTCCCGCCTGTTCCGCCGATTGTTCCTGGAGAAGCTCATCGCCGCCCACCAGACCGGCCGCCTCAGCTTCTTCGGCGAGAACATCCATCTGGCCGATGCGCGATCCTTCGCGGCCTATCTCGCCCCGCTGCGCAAGGCCGAGTGGATCGTCTACGCCAAGCGCCCGTTCGGCGGACCCGAGGCGGTGCTGGCCTATCTGTCGCGCTACACCCACCGCGTTGCCATCGCCAACAGCCGCTTGATTGCCTTCGACGATCGCGGCGTCACCTTCAAGTGGAAGGACTACCGCAGCGAGGGCCGCGATCGATACAAGCACATGACGCTCACCACCGACGAGTTCATCCGTCGCTTCCTCATCCACGTCCTGCCCAAAGGCTTGCACCGCATCCGCCACTACGGCCTGTTCGCCAAAGGCGCTTGTGCCGACAACATCGCCCGCGCCCGTGAACTGCTCGCCGTTGCAAAACCTGACGACCAGCCTACCGCTGCCGCCGTCGATCCCAAAAAGCCGAGCTGTCCATGCTGCGGCGGTCGTATGATCATCATTGAGGTCTTCGAACGCGGCGCAACGCCACGGCATCGGCCGACAGCTCCAGCGACCGTCATCAGGATCGACACCTCATGA